A stretch of the Leguminivora glycinivorella isolate SPB_JAAS2020 chromosome 2, LegGlyc_1.1, whole genome shotgun sequence genome encodes the following:
- the LOC125238779 gene encoding uncharacterized protein LOC125238779, translating into MPKRKIKSDEERWKKKIRKYEAKLRRNSSRIIYSSDEEILRDEPSPPPQNLETEGLDERLGVSAGFSEEPPGPEQVPGPSSTSLPVEPVPGPSSASLPVQLAPGPSSATEPAVLAEPAIAPEQLEVEAIDPELLQILGDFVPEATEWGEEINDNLSKILTPILRDGLKKEIKEEILKNNLLPVNCPFTKSPILNAEIAAVLLENARNRDSRISKKQNQLGCVLSILGKITTAQYKSAAEPQWWSASPPSPADIGAPPVTGPAASLILGAGADAHAHSALSPLHDASRASRRR; encoded by the exons ATGCCTAAGAGAAAAATTAAATCGGATGAAGAACGTTGGAAGAAAAAGATTAGGAAATACGAAGCGAAGTTAAGACGGAATTCGTCACGAATTATTTACTCAAGTGATGAGGAGATTTTACGAG ATGAACCGTCGCCACCTCCACAAAATCTGGAAACCGAGGGGCTAGACGAACGATTGGGTGTATCAGCCGGGTTCTCGGAGGAACCTCCCGGGCCAGAACAAGTACCTGGGCCCTCGTCAACGTCGCTTCCGGTGGAACCAGTACCAGGACCCTCGTCCGCGTCGCTTCCGGTGCAACTAGCGCCAGGACCCTCATCGGCGACGGAGCCTGCTGTACTCGCCGAGCCCGCCATTGCACCAGAACAGCTTGAAGTCGAAGCAATTGACCCGGAGCTACTTCAAATTTTAGGTGATTTTGTTCCTGAGGCGACGGAATGGGGCGAGGAAATTAACGACAATTTGTCAAAAATATTGACGCCTATCTTAAGAGATGGGCTCAAAAAAGAGATTAAGgaggaaattttgaaaaataatttactaCCAGTGAATTGCCCATTTACTAAGTCACCTATTCTGAACGCCGAAATAGCCGCAGTTCTATTGGAAAATGCTAGAAACAGAGATTCCCGGATATCTAAAAAACAAAACCAGTTAGGCTGTGTTTTATCGATACTCGGAAAAATCACTACgg CGCAATACAAGAGCGCCGCTGAACCGCAATGGTGGTCCGCTAGCCCCCCCTCCCCCGCAGACATCGGCGCGCCGCCGGTAACCGGCCCCGCTGCGTCGCTGATCCTCGGCGCAGGCGCCGACGCGCACGCGCACAGCGCGTTATCCCCACTACACGATGCTAGCCGAGCGTCGCGCCGACGCTAG